A region from the Streptomyces sp. NBC_01445 genome encodes:
- a CDS encoding RNA-guided endonuclease InsQ/TnpB family protein, with protein sequence MGELVWEKRQFGHRARLALTPAQVRLMDDQAHAARAMWNQLHDLWRMTPKCQRALTRMDQALRQARKEIDWYAVLPAQAAQAVLKTYFQAWRNCWDGRADEPNFKARFRTALSVDIPQGRDLQIKRVHRRWGMVNIPKVGRVRFRWTKDLPVGKLANKENRITGARLVKDGLGWHIAFRIQTLEPKPEPHQGPEVGIDAGVHLPLALSDGNHQDHDRPPRLPDGTADRDKWLNPDEKAKLLRLEQRAAHRKSFRKPKERSSNRLHATYDQIKQLRARATRRATDWQHKTATAIAKQYGTVVVEQLQITNMVKSAKGTIENPGRNVAQKSGLNRSISQEAWGRTVTMLTYKTARNGGTLVKVPAPNTSLRCSACGFITPGSREDQATFVCKNPDCGWSANADWNAARNVLHLYRIGLVAIPAAGRAVVRRTRGVKPAAAR encoded by the coding sequence ATGGGCGAACTCGTGTGGGAGAAGCGGCAGTTCGGGCATCGCGCCCGGCTGGCGCTGACGCCTGCACAGGTCCGGCTCATGGATGACCAGGCGCACGCGGCACGCGCGATGTGGAATCAGCTCCACGACCTGTGGCGGATGACGCCGAAGTGTCAGCGCGCTCTGACGCGCATGGATCAGGCGTTGCGGCAGGCCCGCAAGGAGATCGACTGGTACGCGGTGCTGCCCGCGCAGGCCGCGCAGGCGGTACTCAAGACGTACTTCCAGGCGTGGCGGAACTGCTGGGACGGGCGTGCGGACGAGCCGAACTTCAAGGCCCGCTTCCGCACGGCATTGTCGGTGGACATCCCGCAGGGCCGGGATCTGCAGATCAAGCGGGTGCACCGACGGTGGGGCATGGTCAACATCCCCAAGGTGGGCCGTGTCCGGTTCCGCTGGACCAAGGACCTCCCCGTCGGCAAGCTCGCCAACAAGGAGAACCGGATCACCGGGGCACGGCTGGTCAAAGACGGGCTCGGCTGGCACATCGCCTTCCGTATCCAGACCCTTGAGCCCAAGCCGGAGCCCCACCAGGGTCCCGAGGTCGGTATCGACGCCGGGGTGCACCTGCCCCTCGCGCTGTCCGACGGCAACCACCAAGACCACGACCGGCCGCCCCGACTCCCGGACGGCACCGCCGACCGGGACAAGTGGCTGAACCCGGATGAGAAGGCCAAACTGCTCCGCCTGGAACAGCGCGCCGCGCACCGCAAGTCCTTCCGCAAGCCGAAAGAGCGCAGCTCGAACCGGCTGCACGCCACCTACGACCAGATCAAGCAGCTCCGCGCAAGAGCCACGCGCCGAGCCACTGACTGGCAGCACAAGACCGCCACCGCCATCGCCAAGCAGTACGGCACGGTCGTGGTGGAGCAGTTGCAGATCACGAACATGGTCAAGTCCGCCAAGGGAACCATCGAGAACCCGGGGAGGAACGTCGCGCAGAAGTCCGGCCTGAACCGTTCCATCAGCCAGGAGGCGTGGGGTCGCACCGTGACGATGCTGACGTACAAAACTGCCCGCAACGGCGGCACCCTGGTCAAGGTTCCCGCCCCGAACACCTCCCTGCGCTGCTCCGCGTGCGGTTTCATCACGCCCGGCAGCCGGGAAGACCAGGCCACGTTCGTATGCAAGAACCCGGACTGCGGATGGTCGGCGAATGCCGACTGGAACGCGGCCCGGAACGTCTTGCACCTGTACCGGATCGGCCTCGTGGCGATCCCGGCTGCCGGGAGGGCAGTCGTCAGGCGCACCCGTGGCGTCAAGCCCGCTGCCGCAAGGTAA
- the tnpA gene encoding IS200/IS605 family transposase, with product MSPRWNPNPDVRTGRHVVYNLHVHLVFVTKYRRKAFTDAMLTRTEEIMREVCADFEADLKQFNGEQDHVHLLVHYPPKVQLSKLVNSLKGVSSRRLRQEHSAHVRRYLWGGHFWSGSYFAGSCGGAPLTVVKQYIENQQRPTG from the coding sequence ATGTCACCACGATGGAACCCGAATCCTGACGTGCGCACCGGGCGCCACGTCGTCTACAACCTGCATGTCCACTTGGTTTTTGTTACCAAGTACCGGCGCAAGGCATTCACCGACGCCATGCTGACGCGCACTGAGGAGATCATGCGCGAGGTCTGCGCGGACTTCGAAGCCGACCTGAAGCAGTTCAACGGCGAACAGGATCACGTCCACCTGCTTGTGCACTACCCGCCCAAGGTCCAGCTCTCCAAACTGGTCAACTCCCTCAAGGGCGTCAGCTCCCGCAGGCTCCGCCAGGAACACAGCGCACACGTGCGCCGCTACCTGTGGGGCGGACACTTCTGGTCCGGCTCCTACTTCGCCGGATCCTGCGGCGGCGCACCGCTGACCGTCGTCAAGCAGTACATCGAGAACCAGCAGCGCCCCACCGGCTGA
- a CDS encoding glycosyl hydrolase yields the protein MDRLAHQRESAHAHLTASLSDDDDGNESDEIAEGADQFAEARTSPGVVAPGAYGAAWSSLDGLRRAGSRWKNITDLPYNSDDSRYRDYDSNSSGGSGMVTGRMAAMAADNDGYVYAGSAGGGVWRSSTGGGHWTPISDKLPTQATGALTLDTAGRLWLGTGEATTNADAYLGSGVYVLSSPHHGSFSTRSRVGGDELESTTIHQLRFGAGKVWAATSEGVWSHSTMRLSGSWKLEYAPNPDYLPGHSKANDPDAPYKNITNDIAVDPKDPSKVLLAVGWRSGDEYNGFFAQHNGTWQRVTTGLGDLPSDSATVGEVTFAASADGSRYYAIDQSPKQLANNPDSSLEGIYVSKSGSPFGPWTKTADYHQLAASGSALTTAGYMPGVQAWYNQFLSVDPANADHVYAGLEEVYESQNGGTQWSTVGPYWNFNFPCWNIDPSKQTGDCNPTTHSDQHGIAIGRYHGKPYVYVGNDGGAYKRPVHGSQDADGHATDWTSLNDGTIDTLQYFSVGIGKDLDHGGVSVTGGLQDNGQSELRSNDKVMGSNFGGDGTDTITDTANGCNIAQAYVYLQIQVTQDCAVNDGSWESDPSKATSYSVAPPDNATGEARFVAPMSADAKDSSTWVAGGRHVWVQTHGYAIRSSTEWTNAFDLGEGHTATAVASSGGKVYAAWCGPCNNQGFTRGIAVGNADGTGWHQISLPVEGKVPNRYLSGFAIDPQNADHAYVTVSGFSRQWTEGPGAGVGHVFETKDGGTTWRDVSGNFPDVPADSAVVLPGGGLAVATDLGVVYRGPHTAKWERVGSLPAVAVLQLKIGPDNKLYAATHGRGIYTMPVRELQ from the coding sequence ATGGACAGGCTCGCTCATCAGCGCGAGTCGGCTCATGCCCACTTGACCGCCAGCCTGTCGGATGACGACGACGGTAACGAGTCCGATGAGATCGCCGAGGGCGCGGACCAGTTTGCCGAGGCGCGTACCTCCCCGGGCGTGGTCGCGCCAGGCGCGTACGGGGCTGCGTGGAGCAGCTTGGACGGCCTGCGCCGCGCCGGTAGCAGGTGGAAGAACATCACTGATCTGCCGTACAACTCCGACGATTCGCGTTACCGCGACTATGACTCCAACTCAAGCGGTGGCTCCGGTATGGTCACCGGCCGGATGGCCGCGATGGCCGCCGACAATGATGGCTATGTGTACGCGGGCAGCGCGGGAGGCGGCGTCTGGCGCTCGAGTACCGGCGGCGGCCACTGGACGCCCATCAGCGACAAGCTCCCGACGCAGGCCACCGGCGCCCTTACCCTGGACACGGCTGGCCGGCTGTGGCTCGGCACTGGCGAGGCGACCACCAACGCGGACGCCTATCTCGGCAGCGGCGTCTACGTGCTGTCTAGCCCGCACCACGGTTCGTTCTCGACGCGCAGCCGGGTCGGCGGCGACGAGCTGGAGAGCACCACCATCCATCAGCTGCGGTTCGGCGCCGGCAAGGTGTGGGCGGCCACCAGCGAAGGTGTGTGGAGTCACTCCACGATGCGGCTGTCCGGTTCCTGGAAACTGGAGTACGCCCCGAACCCGGACTACCTGCCGGGCCACTCCAAGGCCAACGACCCCGACGCCCCGTACAAGAACATCACCAACGACATCGCCGTCGACCCCAAGGACCCCTCCAAGGTCCTACTCGCGGTCGGCTGGCGCAGCGGTGACGAATACAACGGCTTCTTCGCTCAGCACAACGGCACCTGGCAGAGGGTGACGACCGGCCTGGGCGACCTGCCGTCGGACTCGGCCACCGTCGGCGAGGTCACCTTCGCCGCGTCCGCCGACGGCTCTCGTTACTACGCGATCGACCAGTCGCCGAAGCAGCTCGCGAACAATCCGGACAGCTCGCTGGAGGGCATCTACGTCTCCAAGTCCGGCTCACCGTTCGGCCCTTGGACGAAGACTGCCGACTACCATCAGCTCGCGGCCTCCGGCTCGGCGCTCACCACCGCGGGCTACATGCCCGGCGTGCAGGCCTGGTACAACCAGTTCCTGTCCGTGGACCCGGCGAACGCCGACCACGTGTACGCGGGTCTCGAGGAGGTCTACGAGAGCCAGAACGGCGGTACCCAGTGGTCTACCGTCGGCCCGTACTGGAACTTCAACTTCCCCTGCTGGAACATCGATCCGAGCAAGCAGACCGGTGACTGCAACCCGACCACGCACTCCGACCAGCACGGCATCGCGATCGGCCGTTACCACGGGAAGCCGTACGTCTACGTCGGCAACGACGGCGGCGCGTACAAGCGCCCCGTCCACGGCTCCCAGGACGCGGACGGCCACGCCACCGACTGGACCTCACTGAACGACGGCACCATCGACACCCTGCAGTACTTCTCGGTGGGCATCGGCAAGGACCTCGACCACGGCGGCGTCTCGGTCACCGGCGGACTGCAGGACAACGGCCAGTCGGAACTGCGCAGCAACGACAAGGTGATGGGCTCCAACTTCGGCGGTGACGGTACCGACACGATCACCGACACCGCCAACGGCTGCAACATAGCGCAGGCATACGTCTACCTGCAGATCCAGGTCACCCAGGACTGCGCCGTCAACGATGGCTCCTGGGAGAGCGACCCGTCCAAGGCCACCTCGTACTCCGTCGCCCCGCCAGACAACGCGACCGGCGAGGCTCGCTTCGTCGCTCCCATGTCGGCGGACGCGAAGGACAGCTCGACCTGGGTCGCGGGCGGCCGGCATGTGTGGGTGCAGACCCACGGATACGCCATCCGCAGCAGCACCGAGTGGACGAACGCGTTCGACCTCGGCGAGGGCCACACCGCCACCGCGGTCGCGTCCTCGGGCGGCAAGGTGTACGCGGCGTGGTGCGGCCCCTGCAACAACCAGGGCTTCACCCGCGGCATCGCGGTCGGCAACGCGGACGGCACCGGCTGGCACCAGATCAGCCTGCCGGTGGAGGGCAAGGTACCCAACCGCTATCTGAGCGGCTTCGCCATCGACCCGCAGAACGCCGATCACGCCTACGTCACGGTCAGCGGCTTCTCCCGGCAGTGGACCGAAGGCCCCGGCGCGGGAGTCGGCCATGTCTTCGAGACCAAGGACGGCGGCACCACCTGGAGGGACGTCTCCGGCAACTTCCCGGACGTACCGGCCGACTCCGCGGTCGTCCTGCCGGGCGGCGGGCTCGCGGTCGCGACCGACCTGGGAGTCGTCTACCGCGGCCCGCACACCGCCAAGTGGGAACGGGTCGGCTCACTGCCGGCGGTGGCCGTGCTCCAGCTCAAGATCGGCCCTGACAACAAGCTGTACGCGGCCACCCACGGGCGCGGCATCTACACCATGCCGGTGCGCGAACTGCAATGA